A DNA window from Octopus bimaculoides isolate UCB-OBI-ISO-001 chromosome 12, ASM119413v2, whole genome shotgun sequence contains the following coding sequences:
- the LOC128249202 gene encoding uncharacterized protein LOC128249202, which produces MLFVLFAETEMSVNDESPQEVPGEIIPLSFRPPLKKKLMKKMVRMEEERKKMKMMVPENTIETVEISDSENSDVEIIEEKISPSMDVSTEPGRFGKKNLTDINPFNYDDVNLKMFSATGTFGGRLSEKLLKQSKKNLKNKFKKSKGKMV; this is translated from the exons atgttatttgttttatttgcagAAACAGAAATGTCTGTAAATGATGAAAGTCCACAAGAAGTACCTGGAGAAATTATTCCTCTGTCTTTCAGG CCACCTTTGAAGAAGAAACTCATGAAAAAGATGGTCAGGATGGAAGAGGAACggaaaaagatgaaaatgatggtgCCAGAGAACACTATTGAAACAGTAGAAATCAGTGATTCCGAAAATTCTGATGTAGAAATAATTGAAGAGAAGATATCTCCAAGTATGGACGTCAGTACGGAACCTGGTAGATTTGGCAAGAAAAATCTCACTGATATTAATCCCTTCAACTATGACGATGTTAATCTCAAGATGTTTAGTG CAACTGGTACTTTTGGAGGAAGATTATCAGAGAAACTGCTCAAACAGAGCAAAAAG aatctgaaaaacaaatttaagaaaTCTAAAGGAAAAATGGTTTGA